In the genome of Defluviitalea raffinosedens, the window AGAAGTGACAATCGCATCGAGCATAATACCCGTTCTTTCGTATTCACCCAGCTTAACGTCTTTTTCAATAACGATAAGGGCGCCTGTCTTCTCCTCTGACATATGTTCCACTGCTTTAACAATGGCCTCTATTGTTTTTTGAGAAATCGTCTCATCTTTTTCTTTTTGGTCGATCATAAAAGAAGAAAATAAGTTCCCTCGTCCAAGTTCCTCTAAGGCTCTTCTAAATTCAGGTTGAAAAACAACAAAGACTGCAATAATACCTACAGATATCGCATTGGATAAGATCCACCATACAGTATTTAAATGAAAGACATATGCAATAATAGCAACTGAAAAAACAACAAAAAGGCCTTTAAAAAGTGCCCATGCCCTGGTGTCCTTAATCCACGTAATAACGATATAAATAAGGTAGGCAACAATAAGAATATCAATAATATCAGCAATACCTATATGAGGGATATTCGTAACAGATATTTTTAATTGTGACAGAATATCTTTTAATGAGTTCAACCTGATTACTCCTCTTTAATTATAATGTTACTTTTAATTATACCATGTTTTATAGGGATTTGCTAAAGCTTTTACAATGAATTTTGACATGGTAAATTATACAAACTTTTTAGAAATTTAAGCTTGTCTATTATTAATATACGTTGTGCCTGGCATAAATTCCTTCTTTTTTTGAAATACTATGTAAAAACCTTATTGTAGGCTGTCGAAAGGAGATTTTTATGGATAAAGATAACGAATTGGTTCACACTATAGAAACTGCTCTTAGAGAAAATTTAAAACATCAGGTAATTGACCTTAATATTCATGCCACCGATGGGACCGTATATTTGACAGGCTTTGTGGATTGCCTGGCAGATAAAATTCAAGCAGAAAAGGTGGTTCAAAACTATGTTCCCCATGTTCGTTTTGAAAATAATTTAACCATTGCTATGAATGGAAATATATCAGATAAAGAACTTAAGGAGCAAACAGAAGACAATCTTCGTCACTGCGAATTTGCCGATCGTCTAAGGAATGTCAATGTAAAAGTAGAAGGCGGTTCCGCCACTCTGATCGGAAGTGTCAATACTTTAGCTGACGAAATTAAAGCTCTGGAAGTAGCAAGACAGACCATCGGCCTTAAAGATGTCGTAAGCAATTTGACCATAGAAACTGCCGAAGAAATGTATGATGATGCACTGTTAAAGAGCATGGTTCAGCAGGCACTCAATAAGTCTGATTTAGACAGGCATTCCATTATCCCAACGGTAGAAAAAGGTGTCGTGACTTTAGAAGGAATGGTCGACCATAGATACGAAGTAGAAATGGCTGGAGAATTAATCGCCAATGTGGATGGCGTTATAAAAATTAAAAACCATTTACGAAATCGCCAGGATGATGGAGAAGATCCATATGTGTATTAAACTAAACAGGCGGCCATTGGCCGCCTTCTTATTTTTCTAAAGCCTGGGCTAATCGTACTGCTTCAATGGCATCCCCTGCATA includes:
- the cdaA gene encoding diadenylate cyclase CdaA; amino-acid sequence: MNSLKDILSQLKISVTNIPHIGIADIIDILIVAYLIYIVITWIKDTRAWALFKGLFVVFSVAIIAYVFHLNTVWWILSNAISVGIIAVFVVFQPEFRRALEELGRGNLFSSFMIDQKEKDETISQKTIEAIVKAVEHMSEEKTGALIVIEKDVKLGEYERTGIMLDAIVTSQLLINIFEHNTPLHDGAVIIKNNRISAATCYLPLTDSLEISKELGTRHRAALGVSEVSDAITIVVSEETGTISVTQFGSLTRNVKGEFIRNLLTDAPNKKAEKKKLVLWKGRNKHE
- a CDS encoding BON domain-containing protein translates to MDKDNELVHTIETALRENLKHQVIDLNIHATDGTVYLTGFVDCLADKIQAEKVVQNYVPHVRFENNLTIAMNGNISDKELKEQTEDNLRHCEFADRLRNVNVKVEGGSATLIGSVNTLADEIKALEVARQTIGLKDVVSNLTIETAEEMYDDALLKSMVQQALNKSDLDRHSIIPTVEKGVVTLEGMVDHRYEVEMAGELIANVDGVIKIKNHLRNRQDDGEDPYVY